The following coding sequences lie in one Drosophila sulfurigaster albostrigata strain 15112-1811.04 chromosome 2R, ASM2355843v2, whole genome shotgun sequence genomic window:
- the LOC133839665 gene encoding uncharacterized protein LOC133839665 isoform X2, with product MLTRADNCNQPSDNSDSDSNKTGLKHKEANGKGKSKEGLLLQSIDEHYVCDIAMMSIAEGVNQMANKAIDQPHTTTTTETMLMNQNEDELELDRQEEEQAISELVRSSSANALIEPGSNNSGSMRVVFGILVRLVLPLANGVARGIKGIRDVRVLRVLQNLASSRQALTNLVAFAANTISLNLSSVQVSNRLGPLLNLLKLRKSQDGLESLPDQPSTPTTPITLTMPTTPSTPLQGPPIYSSIGSTSSANSNSSCVTLNILAEPPAGTPIRADIILIHGLHGSLVNTWKQGLWQNERHPVEFDRPPRPPVRPPKRPRHSRSAAIHPAPREKRAKFTSCKRTVEKDLAEAGAAWQEAQLQPSLDAQQYSFSASETSEASDDNAEDFAYVCGEPEDIQICEGIEYSFPTFRLRMHDSNRQLQAELESMLQTEGNEGSNTETSAASTPRKQKKPSPNDPNYSKCWPGDWLPLDCPGVRVIAVNYTTDQYLWRPLWKSKEPRSSLIQRSREMAELLIQQRVGHGHPIIYVGHSKGGLFIKQLIVDAWECGRPAMRPLWRSARGCFFYSVPHRGSHLASIKAPLLSRSVELLEIEKNNKYLLDLHRRFAALYHLGHLKIEVFSFVETALTLMSVLYLRIVGVDSADPGFGEVCGIRLDHREICKPRSRDCILYKELVKMIKKVC from the exons ATGCTTACACGAGCCGATAATTGCAACCAGCCGAGTGACAATAGCGACAGTGACAGTAACAAGACAGGGCTTAAGCACAAAGAAGCCAACGggaaaggcaaaagcaaagaggGCCTATTGCTGCAATCAATCGATGAACATTACGTCTGCGACATTGCAATGATGAGCATTGCCGAAGGGGTTaatcaaatggcaaacaaagcCATTGATCAGccacatacaacaacaacgacagaaACAATGCTGATGAATCAGAATGAAGACGAACTGGAATTGGATCGCCAGGAAGAGGAACAGGCCATCAGCGAGCTGGTGCGTTCATCCAGCGCCAACGCCTTGATAGAACC gggtagcaacaacagcggcagcatgCGTGTTGTATTCGGCATTCTTGTGCGTCTAGTGTTGCCACTAGCCAACGGCGTGGCACGCGGTATCAAGGGCATCAGGGATGTGCGTGTGTTGCGTGTGCTGCAGAATTTGGCCTCCAGTCGCCAGGCCTTGACCAATTTAGTTGCTTTTGCGGCAAATACCATATCGTTGAATCTATCCTCAGTGCAGG TTTCCAATCGTCTGGGGCCTTTGCTCAATTTGCTGAAATTGCGCAAATCCCAAGATGGCTTGGAAAGTCTGCCCGACCAACCAAGCACACCGACCACACCCATAACGCTCACAATGCCCACAACGCCAAGCACACCGTTGCAGGGTCCGCCCATCTACAGCAGCATCGGCAGCACTTCATCagccaactccaactccagttGCGTCACTCTCAACATCCTTGCCGAACCGCCAGCGGGCACACCGATCCGAGCGGACATTATCCTTATACATGGACTGCACGGTTCGTTGGTCAACACCTGGAAGCAGGGACTCTGGCAGAATGAACGACATCCCGTCGAATTTGATCGTCCACCTCGCCCGCCAGTGCGTCCACCCAAGCGTCCGCGTCATTCGCGCAGTGCTGCAATTCATCCGGCGCCACGAGAGAAACGCGCCAAGTTCACGTCTTGCAAGCGCACCGTGGAAAAGGATTTGGCGGAGGCGGGCGCAGCATGGCAGGAAGCGCAGCTTCAACCCTCTTTGGATGCGCAGCAATACAGCTTCAGTGCTTCCGAAACTTCCGAGGCTTCCGATGACAATGCCGAAGA CTTTGCTTATGTGTGCGGCGAGCCAGAGGACATACAGATCTGTGAGGGCATCGAGTACAGTTTCCCCACATTCCGTCTGCGCATGCACGACAGCAATCGACAGCTGCAAGCTGAGCTAGAGTCCATGCTGCAGACTGAAGGCAATGAAGGATCGAATACAGAGACATCAGCTGCTTCGACGCCACGCAAGCAAAAGAAACCATCGCCAAATGATCCCAACTACTCCAAGTGTTGGCCTGGCGATTGGTTGCCACTCGATTGCCCTGGAGTGCGTGTGATTGCTGTCAACTACACAACGGATCAGTATCTCTGGCGTCCGCTGTGGAAGAGCAAAGAGCCACGCTCGAGTCTCATTCAACGCTCACGTGAAATGGCCGAATTATTGATACAACAACGCGTTGGCCACGGGCATCCCATCATCTATGTGGGCCACTCCAAAGGTGGACTGTTCATCAAGCAACTGATTGTCGATGCCTGGGAGTGCGGGCGACCAGCCATGCGTCCACTTTGGCGTTCGGCACGCGGCTGTTTCTTCTACTCGGTGCCGCATCGCGGTTCCCACTTGGCCTCCATCAAGGCGCCGCTGCTGTCGCGCTCGGTGGAGCTGCTGGAGATAGAAAAGA ACAACAAGTATTTGCTGGACCTACATCGTCGCTTTGCCGCACTGTATCACTTGGGTCATCTGAAGATCGAAGTGTTTAGTTTTGTGGAAACGGCGCTGACTTTGATGTCAGTGCTCTATCTACGCATTGTGGGCGTGGATTCGGCAg ATCCGGGTTTCGGTGAGGTGTGCGGCATTCGGTTGGATCATCGGGAGATCTGCAAGCCGCGCAGTCGAGATTGCATACTATACAAGGAGTTGGTGAAAATGATCAAGAAGGTGTGCTGA
- the LOC133839665 gene encoding uncharacterized protein LOC133839665 isoform X1, whose protein sequence is MLTRADNCNQPSDNSDSDSNKTGLKHKEANGKGKSKEGLLLQSIDEHYVCDIAMMSIAEGVNQMANKAIDQPHTTTTTETMLMNQNEDELELDRQEEEQAISELVRSSSANALIEPGSNNSGSMRVVFGILVRLVLPLANGVARGIKGIRDVRVLRVLQNLASSRQALTNLVAFAANTISLNLSSVQAFYIKCSYAAQMQIQIFPLTVSNRLGPLLNLLKLRKSQDGLESLPDQPSTPTTPITLTMPTTPSTPLQGPPIYSSIGSTSSANSNSSCVTLNILAEPPAGTPIRADIILIHGLHGSLVNTWKQGLWQNERHPVEFDRPPRPPVRPPKRPRHSRSAAIHPAPREKRAKFTSCKRTVEKDLAEAGAAWQEAQLQPSLDAQQYSFSASETSEASDDNAEDFAYVCGEPEDIQICEGIEYSFPTFRLRMHDSNRQLQAELESMLQTEGNEGSNTETSAASTPRKQKKPSPNDPNYSKCWPGDWLPLDCPGVRVIAVNYTTDQYLWRPLWKSKEPRSSLIQRSREMAELLIQQRVGHGHPIIYVGHSKGGLFIKQLIVDAWECGRPAMRPLWRSARGCFFYSVPHRGSHLASIKAPLLSRSVELLEIEKNNKYLLDLHRRFAALYHLGHLKIEVFSFVETALTLMSVLYLRIVGVDSADPGFGEVCGIRLDHREICKPRSRDCILYKELVKMIKKVC, encoded by the exons ATGCTTACACGAGCCGATAATTGCAACCAGCCGAGTGACAATAGCGACAGTGACAGTAACAAGACAGGGCTTAAGCACAAAGAAGCCAACGggaaaggcaaaagcaaagaggGCCTATTGCTGCAATCAATCGATGAACATTACGTCTGCGACATTGCAATGATGAGCATTGCCGAAGGGGTTaatcaaatggcaaacaaagcCATTGATCAGccacatacaacaacaacgacagaaACAATGCTGATGAATCAGAATGAAGACGAACTGGAATTGGATCGCCAGGAAGAGGAACAGGCCATCAGCGAGCTGGTGCGTTCATCCAGCGCCAACGCCTTGATAGAACC gggtagcaacaacagcggcagcatgCGTGTTGTATTCGGCATTCTTGTGCGTCTAGTGTTGCCACTAGCCAACGGCGTGGCACGCGGTATCAAGGGCATCAGGGATGTGCGTGTGTTGCGTGTGCTGCAGAATTTGGCCTCCAGTCGCCAGGCCTTGACCAATTTAGTTGCTTTTGCGGCAAATACCATATCGTTGAATCTATCCTCAGTGCAGG CTTTCTATATAAAATGCTCATATGCCgctcaaatgcaaattcaaatctTTCCATTGACAGTTTCCAATCGTCTGGGGCCTTTGCTCAATTTGCTGAAATTGCGCAAATCCCAAGATGGCTTGGAAAGTCTGCCCGACCAACCAAGCACACCGACCACACCCATAACGCTCACAATGCCCACAACGCCAAGCACACCGTTGCAGGGTCCGCCCATCTACAGCAGCATCGGCAGCACTTCATCagccaactccaactccagttGCGTCACTCTCAACATCCTTGCCGAACCGCCAGCGGGCACACCGATCCGAGCGGACATTATCCTTATACATGGACTGCACGGTTCGTTGGTCAACACCTGGAAGCAGGGACTCTGGCAGAATGAACGACATCCCGTCGAATTTGATCGTCCACCTCGCCCGCCAGTGCGTCCACCCAAGCGTCCGCGTCATTCGCGCAGTGCTGCAATTCATCCGGCGCCACGAGAGAAACGCGCCAAGTTCACGTCTTGCAAGCGCACCGTGGAAAAGGATTTGGCGGAGGCGGGCGCAGCATGGCAGGAAGCGCAGCTTCAACCCTCTTTGGATGCGCAGCAATACAGCTTCAGTGCTTCCGAAACTTCCGAGGCTTCCGATGACAATGCCGAAGA CTTTGCTTATGTGTGCGGCGAGCCAGAGGACATACAGATCTGTGAGGGCATCGAGTACAGTTTCCCCACATTCCGTCTGCGCATGCACGACAGCAATCGACAGCTGCAAGCTGAGCTAGAGTCCATGCTGCAGACTGAAGGCAATGAAGGATCGAATACAGAGACATCAGCTGCTTCGACGCCACGCAAGCAAAAGAAACCATCGCCAAATGATCCCAACTACTCCAAGTGTTGGCCTGGCGATTGGTTGCCACTCGATTGCCCTGGAGTGCGTGTGATTGCTGTCAACTACACAACGGATCAGTATCTCTGGCGTCCGCTGTGGAAGAGCAAAGAGCCACGCTCGAGTCTCATTCAACGCTCACGTGAAATGGCCGAATTATTGATACAACAACGCGTTGGCCACGGGCATCCCATCATCTATGTGGGCCACTCCAAAGGTGGACTGTTCATCAAGCAACTGATTGTCGATGCCTGGGAGTGCGGGCGACCAGCCATGCGTCCACTTTGGCGTTCGGCACGCGGCTGTTTCTTCTACTCGGTGCCGCATCGCGGTTCCCACTTGGCCTCCATCAAGGCGCCGCTGCTGTCGCGCTCGGTGGAGCTGCTGGAGATAGAAAAGA ACAACAAGTATTTGCTGGACCTACATCGTCGCTTTGCCGCACTGTATCACTTGGGTCATCTGAAGATCGAAGTGTTTAGTTTTGTGGAAACGGCGCTGACTTTGATGTCAGTGCTCTATCTACGCATTGTGGGCGTGGATTCGGCAg ATCCGGGTTTCGGTGAGGTGTGCGGCATTCGGTTGGATCATCGGGAGATCTGCAAGCCGCGCAGTCGAGATTGCATACTATACAAGGAGTTGGTGAAAATGATCAAGAAGGTGTGCTGA